CTGCTCCAACTGCATTACCAGGATTTGATCCAGAGCTAGTTGAGTATGCGGTTGAGCACTTGCAACGAAAAGGTGTCGAATTTAAAATTGGCACAATGATTAAGGAATGTACTGAAAATGGTATTGTTGTCGCGAAAGATGACAAAACGGAAGAAATTAAAGCAGGAACGGTTATTTGGGCAGCTGGCGTTCGCGGTAATAGCATTGTGGAAGAGTCTGGATTTGAAGCGATGCGTGGCCGGGTAAAAGTAGAAAAAGATTTACGTGCTCCAGGTCATGAAGACGTATTTATAATTGGAGACTGCTCTTTAATTATTAATGAAGAAACAGATCGACCATATCCGCCAACAGCACAAATTGCGATGCAGCAAGGTGAGGTTTGTGCGAAAAACTTAGCAGCATTAATTCGTGGTCAAGGTGAATTGATTGAGTTTAAGCCAGATATTAAAGGAACCGTTGCTTCATTAGGTGAAGACGATGCAGTCGGTGTTGTATTTGGTAAGAAATTAGTTGGCTCTAAAGCTTCCTTTATGAAGAAGATGATCGATAACCGTGCCCTTTATATGGTTGGTGGCGCATCTTTAGTTATGAAAAAAGGTAAGTTTAAATTATTCTAATTTTAAGGATAAAAAACACGAGCAAAGGACATATCCTTTGCTCTTTTATATTTATTTTAAATTTTCAAAAAATAAGAAAAAAGAAGAAAATCGGAGCAAATTATATTTGTATTCGCTTTCATACCCGTTTTTGCCGAAAACTCTCACTTTGCTGCTTATCGATAACTTGATAATATTATTCGAAAAGCAAAAGGGAGAGATTGTGATGACGACAACACAGATTAAACAAAAACGTTGTCCATATTGTGAAGGACAGGGATATTTCCAATTAATATTAGGTGGAACAGAAACGTGTCAATGCTGTAAAGGAACAGGGAAAAAACCTTAATTGCACACTAGGTCAAGCCGAATGATTGACTGTTAGGCGGTCATTCAGTACACTTAAAATGGTGTACTGGAGGTGATGGACATGCCAATGAGCTTACCTGTTCTCCTTATTTCGATGCTTTTATTTTTAGTCTTATTTTTTGGTATCGGGTTTTTATTAAATATGTTGCTTCGAATGTCATGGATTATGGCAATCATATATCCTATTGTATGTGTATTTATTATAGATGAGGTTCGCTTTATTGATTATTTCCGTTCCCCAGGTTCTTCCTTTGGGGCATTAGGAGATAAAATTACTTCTTTAGCTGTGGCGGACATTTTAATACTTGCAAGCGGATTACTAGGTGCTATTTTATCTGGAATTGTCATTAAAATGTTAAGAAACCGAGGATACCAAATGTTTTAGCGATGTATCAATAAGTAAAGATACATCGTTTTTTATTTCCTTCTCTCACCAAAATTTTATTTTTAACGTATATTTTCTAAATTTTTGGGAAACGACTAGATGTGAGAGGAGTGAAAAGGAAAAAAATGAAAAGTATAAGGACATGGTCTCGAAGGACATTGATGACCATCTTATTTATAACCGCTTTACTTTCAACGTATGAAGCAGTTTCAGGTGTTCAAGCAAAGGAAATTGTTCGATGGGGAACGAAGCAAATAGGCGTAACCTATGAAATGAAACAGACGGAATTTGCTGATAAGTTTTTACATAGACTTCCCGTTCCCGATACAAAAATATCGTCAAGCAGAAAAGAAGTAAATGAATCATTGACATTAGAAGATGCTGTTGATTGGTCGAAATATCCGAAAAAAACCGTTGTAGCAACCGGTTATACGGCAGGTTATGAATCAACAGGGAAGCATCCAGGACACCCTGGCTACGGGATTACATATTCCGGAGTAAAAGTAAAAAGAGATTTATATTCAACCATTGCTGCTGATTTAAATGTTTTTCCGATTGGAACAATTCTTTTTATCCCAGGTTATGGTTACGGTGTTGTCGCTGATAAAGGAGGGGCCATTAAAGGAAATCGCCTAGACTTATATTATGAAACAGTAGAAGACGTGTATAAGCATTGGGGAAAGAAAAAGCTGGATGTATATGTCATCAAAATGGGAAAGGGAACATTAAGCGAAGAAGAGTTAACAACATTAAATGAAAATGAATCCATGAAAGTATTTCGCCAAAAAATTATAAATTCGAAAAGCTAAGCGAATCGCTTAGCTTCAGACTTTCCAGTAAACGCTCGCAACTTTTACTTCCCCCTCCTCGAATGCTCAGTACCGTAC
This sequence is a window from Bacillus alveayuensis. Protein-coding genes within it:
- a CDS encoding DnaJ-class molecular chaperone (product_source=COG0484; cath_funfam=2.10.230.10; cog=COG0484; smart=SM00778; superfamily=57938), coding for MTTTQIKQKRCPYCEGQGYFQLILGGTETCQCCKGTGKKP
- a CDS encoding NADH dehydrogenase (product_source=KO:K03885; cath_funfam=3.50.50.60; cog=COG1252; ko=KO:K03885; pfam=PF07992; superfamily=51905), which codes for MRKPKVVILGAGYGGLMTATRLQKMVSVNEADITLVNKHDYHYETTWLHEASAGTLHHDRCRYQIKDVIDTSRVNFVQDTVKLIKKDEKKVILENGELEYDYLVIALGAHPETFGIQGLKEYAFTISNINSARQIREHIEYQFATYNTEEVKDDTRLTIVVGGAGFTGIEFLGELANRVPELCREYDIDHKKVRIICVEAAPTALPGFDPELVEYAVEHLQRKGVEFKIGTMIKECTENGIVVAKDDKTEEIKAGTVIWAAGVRGNSIVEESGFEAMRGRVKVEKDLRAPGHEDVFIIGDCSLIINEETDRPYPPTAQIAMQQGEVCAKNLAALIRGQGELIEFKPDIKGTVASLGEDDAVGVVFGKKLVGSKASFMKKMIDNRALYMVGGASLVMKKGKFKLF
- a CDS encoding 3D (Asp-Asp-Asp) domain-containing protein (product_source=COG3584; cog=COG3584; pfam=PF06725), whose translation is MTILFITALLSTYEAVSGVQAKEIVRWGTKQIGVTYEMKQTEFADKFLHRLPVPDTKISSSRKEVNESLTLEDAVDWSKYPKKTVVATGYTAGYESTGKHPGHPGYGITYSGVKVKRDLYSTIAADLNVFPIGTILFIPGYGYGVVADKGGAIKGNRLDLYYETVEDVYKHWGKKKLDVYVIKMGKGTLSEEELTTLNENESMKVFRQKIINSKS
- a CDS encoding purine-cytosine permease-like protein (product_source=COG1457; cog=COG1457; pfam=PF14068; superfamily=81321; transmembrane_helix_parts=Outside_1_4,TMhelix_5_27,Inside_28_31,TMhelix_32_54,Outside_55_73,TMhelix_74_96,Inside_97_107), giving the protein MPMSLPVLLISMLLFLVLFFGIGFLLNMLLRMSWIMAIIYPIVCVFIIDEVRFIDYFRSPGSSFGALGDKITSLAVADILILASGLLGAILSGIVIKMLRNRGYQMF